In the Carassius auratus strain Wakin chromosome 50, ASM336829v1, whole genome shotgun sequence genome, one interval contains:
- the LOC113066693 gene encoding leucine-rich repeat and immunoglobulin-like domain-containing nogo receptor-interacting protein 1 codes for MVAGEVSGHSFLVACWQPILILMLGTVLSGSATGCPSRCECNVQERSVLCHRKKLMSVPEGIPLETRLLDLSKNRIKTINPDEFSAFPQLEELELNENTISTIEPGAFNNLYSLQTLGLRSNKLKLIQLGVFTGLSNLTTLDISENKIVILLDYMFQDLYNLRSLEVGDNDLVFISHRAFHGLSSLEQLTLERCNLTSVPTEAFTHLHSLVTLRLRNLNINSIRDYSFKRLYRLKVLEIANWPYLDTMTTNCLYGLNLTSLTITNANLTSIPYLALRHLVYLRFLNMSYNPIQMIEGNRLHDLLRLQELHLVGGRLMMIEPYSFRGLNYLKILNVSSNSLTTLEESVFHSVGNLETLALYDNPLACDCRLLWVFRRRWRLNFNRQQPTCSSPEFVQGKEFKDFPDVLQPNYFTCRKSRIRDRKPQQKFVDEGTTVHFICQADGDPTPVIMWLSPQKQFITTRTIGRLTVFPDGTLEVRYAQIQDNGTYVCIASNAGGNDTALAHLHVHSYSPDWPNQPNKTLAFISNQPNDNGANGTRATVPFPFDIKTLIIATTMGFISFLGVVLFCLVLLFLWSRGKGNSKHNIEIEYVPRKSDAGMSSSGNDGPRKFNMKMI; via the coding sequence ATGGTAGCAGGGGAAGTGAGTGGGCACAGCTTCCTGGTGGCATGCTGGCAGCCCATTCTAATCTTAATGCTGGGCACAGTGCTGTCTGGCTCTGCCACGGGCTGCCCATCTCGTTGTGAGTGCAATGTTCAGGAGCGTTCAGTCTTGTGCCATCGCAAGAAGCTGATGTCCGTTCCAGAGGGAATCCCATTAGAAACACGACTCTTGGACCTCAGCAAGAATCGAATCAAAACCATCAATCCGGATGAGTTCTCTGCCTTCCCACAGCTGGAAGAGCTGGAGCTCAATGAAAACACCATCTCAACCATCGAGCCTGGGGCTTTTAACAACCTCTACAGTCTACAGACTCTGGGACTGCGCAGCAACAAGCTGAAGCTCATCCAGCTGGGAGTGTTCACAGGCCTCAGTAACCTAACAACGCTGGACATCAGTGAAAATAAGATCGTAATTCTGCTGGACTACATGTTCCAGGACCTCTACAACCTGCGCTCTCTGGAGGTTGGGGACAATGACCTTGTCTTCATATCCCACAGGGCATTTCACGGCCTCAGCAGCCTGGAGCAGCTAACACTAGAAAGGTGCAACTTGACCTCTGTCCCGACAGAGGCCTTCACGCACCTGCACAGCTTGGTCACGCTGCGCTTACGAAACCTCAACATCAACAGTATCAGAGACTACAGCTTCAAGCGGCTCTACCGTCTCAAAGTGCTGGAGATCGCCAACTGGCCCTACCTGGATACCATGACCACTAACTGCTTATACGGATTGAATCTTACCTCCCTAACGATCACTAATGCAAACTTGACATCTATTCCATATTTGGCCTTGAGGCACCTGGTTTATCTTCGTTTCCTTAACATGTCCTACAATCCCATTCAGATGATTGAGGGCAACCGGCTCCATGACCTGCTCAGACTGCAGGAGTTGCATCTGGTAGGCGGTCGACTGATGATGATTGAACCCTATTCCTTTAGAGGTCTGAACTACCTGAAAATCCTCAATGTGTCCAGCAACTCCCTTACCACCCTGGAGGAGTCTGTGTTCCATTCGGTGGGGAACCTGGAGACCCTCGCACTGTACGATAACCCACTGGCTTGTGACTGCCGTCTGCTTTGGGTTTTCCGACGCCGCTGGAGGCTCAACTTTAACCGACAGCAGCCAACTTGCTCCTCACCCGAGTTTGTTCAGGGAAAAGAGTTCAAGGACTTTCCTGATGTGCTACAGCCTAATTACTTCACGTGTCGCAAGTCCAGGATCCGAGACCGGAAACCACAGCAGAAGTTCGTTGATGAAGGCACCACCGTCCACTTCATCTGCCAAGCAGATGGAGACCCGACACCTGTCATCATGTGGCTTTCTCCACAAAAACAATTTATCACTACAAGAACGATAGGACGGCTCACTGTTTTCCCGGATGGCACCTTGGAGGTGCGCTACGCTCAGATTCAGGACAATGGGACGTATGTGTGCATTGCTAGCAATGCAGGTGGAAACGATACCGCTTTGGCTCACCTACATGTCCACAGTTACTCTCCAGACTGGCCCAACCAACCCAACAAAACCTTGGCGTTTATCTCCAACCAACCCAATGACAACGGAGCCAATGGAACAAGAGCAACAGTCCCGTTCCCTTTTGATATAAAGACGCTAATCATTGCCACCACCATGGGCTTCATCTCTTTTTTGGGTGTGGTTCTGTTCTGCCTTGTTCTGCTCTTTCTTTGGAGCAGAGGCAAAGGCAACAGCAAACACAACATTGAGATAGAGTACGTCCCGCGCAAATCGGATGCTGGGATGAGCAGCAGCGGCAATGATGGCCCTCGGAAATTTAACATGAAAATGATATAA